A single genomic interval of Aythya fuligula isolate bAytFul2 chromosome 28, bAytFul2.pri, whole genome shotgun sequence harbors:
- the S100A11 gene encoding protein S100-A11 translates to MSKVSPTETERCIESLLAVFQRYAGREGDNLKLSKREFLAFMNTELASFTKNQRDPAVLDRMMKKLDLNSDGQLDFQEFLNLIGGIAVACHDALLVQAPNH, encoded by the exons ATG TCCAAGGTGTCCCCCACCGAGACCGAACGCTGCATTGAGTCCCTGCTGGCCGTCTTCCAGCGGTACGCAGGGCGTGAAGGGGACAACTTAAAGCTCTCCAAGAGGGAGTTCCTGGCTTTCATGAACACTGAGCTGGCATCCTTCACAAAG AATCAGAGGGACCCAGCTGTCCTGGACAGGATGATGAAGAAACTCGATTTGAACAGTGATGGGCAGCTGGATTTCCAGGAGTTCTTGAACCTCATTGGAGGCATCGCAGTGGCCTGCCATGATGCCCTGCTTGTTCAGGCCCCTAACCATTAG